A single window of Aspergillus puulaauensis MK2 DNA, chromosome 5, nearly complete sequence DNA harbors:
- a CDS encoding uncharacterized protein (COG:S;~EggNog:ENOG410PN3S;~InterPro:IPR012674) gives MEIPADITLKTLKGSWALDKSISDDMDSILKLQGVGWLTRKGIGAATLTLTFESTVSDTQTTTITMRQALTGGIGASTEERIMDWTERERANHIYGNVLTRSQLVKGVKSDGAVRPDLTLQSNSDNESIKQEIKNFLQAGQPYLAPGQEGEAEIPDLYIHDFGRNENGGWTAEQVWSIEVIDSQRYLTRRIAAVREDGYELGRMVYKFSGL, from the exons ATGGAGATCCCCGCAGACATCACCCTCAAGACCCTCAAGGGGTCCTGGGCACTG GACAAATCCATCTCCGACGACATGGACTCGATCCTCAAGCTC CAAGGCGTCGGCTGGCTAACACGCAAAGGCATCGGCGCCGCAACACTCACCCTAACCTTCGAGTCCACCGTCTCCGATACCCAGACAACAACCATAACCATGCGGCAGGCCCTGACGGGCGGAATCGGCGCATCGACGGAAGAGCGCATCATGGACTGGACGGAGCGCGAGCGCGCGAACCATATCTATGGGAATGTGCTGACGCGCAGCCAGCTCGTCAAGGGTGTTAAGAGCGATGGCGCTGTGCGCCCGGACTTGACGCTGCAGTCGAACAGCGATAATGAGAGTATCAAGCAGGAGATCAAGAACTTTCTGCAGGCGGGACAGCCGTATCTTGCGCCTGGGCAGGAAGGGGAAGCGGAGATTCCGGATCTGTATATTCATGATTTCGGGCGGAATGAGAATGGTGGGTGGACGGCGGAGCAG GTCTGGAGTATTGAGGTTATCGATTCGCAGCGCTACTTGACGCGTCGGATTGCTGCGGTGAGGGAGGATGGATATGAATTGGGTCGCATGGTGTATAAGTTCTCTGGTTTGTAA